The following DNA comes from Chitinophaga nivalis.
CAGTTGCTGATAGACCAGATCAACCGCGATGTTTCGGAATGGAAAAACATTATCAGGGTATTGAAAACGGAATTGATTGTGCGTAATTCCAGTTGATGTTGCTGCCGTCATTATTTAAAAATCACAAAAATCAATACTGCCTGTCAGCTCTGCCCACCTGGCGGACAACAGCTTCGCGTAGTCTAAACTATTAAGTCCGTATGCTCCCAGTGAATATCCGTCATTGGCTTCTACCAGCAGTGTTTCTCCTTTATCCGTAATACCGAAATCCAGTGCAAAAGCTTTGGGCGCCGACGTATAGCTTTGCAACGTAGCGGCTATCACAGCAGCATCGTAATGTAATTCCCAATCGCCCCGGTATCGTCTGACATCCAGGATATGACCATACCTTACAAAACATCTCCATTCACTGAGAAATTTCACCGGTTCCGCACACCAGATATCCATATCTTCCTGATAGTCGTAGCAGCCTATCAAATCACGTTCGGCAGTAATCAGTTTACCGGTGAAGGCTTTAGACCGGTTCATGGGCTTGATAAAAACAGGTTGGCCGCCCGCTTCTTTGGCAAAGGTATGCAGGGTAGATGGCCATAGTTGTCTTCCTAAAAACGGATGAAGCGAATAGGGATAATCCAGCGGAGCTGGCAGTGTTATCTGAAAATGTGCCAGGGCTTTAGTTATATCACTGATTCCGCCTACCACCACCTCTTCCGGCAGTTGCTCCTTCAGCTGTGCGATATCCTGATAAAACAGTATTTCCCATCCCAACTGACGAAATCCATCCAGCGCAACAAAGGCATTTACATTAGCGCACTCTCCATCGGAGCCCTTGTGAATATAAACTTTCATATAGGCGAATTAAAGCCTAAAGATATTAAGACGAACGAAATTCCGGATTATTTTTTCAGGGGATTCATCACTTACGTTGTGGGATATACGAACCAGAAAAAAGGGAATAATGGCATTCATCAAAATTTCCCGGCAACTACATGATCCCGTAGAAATGGTAACTTTCACTATAGCACTATCAGCCGTATAATGTATCATCCATGCGTAGCAGCCGCTGAATTAAAATCTGCAACCCTGCTGCTATTACGATACCACCATACCTCTACTTACAAAACCATCGCCATTTCCACGCTGCCGGCTTCGCTTAGGCTGCCTGTCACATCCATTGCTGTAATACGGGGATTTTCACGGGTGGCGGCCACCAGTTAATAGTTACTTTTGTGTTATCCTATCACATTAAAACCCCACTATTATGGCAACTCCCCTTATTCCCTCCAAAAGTGTAAATGCCTGGATTTACCTGGATGAGGATGAACCAAAAGGCACCGGCTACACGACTGTTAATAGTAGTTATCAATCCCTCGTGAACAATAACGTATATAAGAACACA
Coding sequences within:
- a CDS encoding ATP-grasp domain-containing protein, with the protein product MKVYIHKGSDGECANVNAFVALDGFRQLGWEILFYQDIAQLKEQLPEEVVVGGISDITKALAHFQITLPAPLDYPYSLHPFLGRQLWPSTLHTFAKEAGGQPVFIKPMNRSKAFTGKLITAERDLIGCYDYQEDMDIWCAEPVKFLSEWRCFVRYGHILDVRRYRGDWELHYDAAVIAATLQSYTSAPKAFALDFGITDKGETLLVEANDGYSLGAYGLNSLDYAKLLSARWAELTGSIDFCDF